In Cervus elaphus chromosome 24, mCerEla1.1, whole genome shotgun sequence, a single genomic region encodes these proteins:
- the ACVR2B gene encoding activin receptor type-2B isoform X3 yields MSGSGRGEAETRECIYYNANWELERTNQSGLERCEGEQDKRLHCYASWRNSSGTIELVKKGCWLDDFNCYDRQECVATEENPQVYFCCCEGNFCNERFTHLPEAGGPEVTYEPPPPAPTLLTVLAYSLLPIGGLSLIVLLAFWMYRHRKPPYGHVDIHEDPGPPPPSPLVGLKPLQLLEIKARGRFGCVWKAQLMNDFVAVKIFPLQDKQSWQSEREIFSTPGMKHENLLQFIAAEKRGSNLEVELWLITAFHDKGSLTDYLKGNIVTWSELCHVAETMSRGLSYLHEDVPWCRGEGHKPSIAHRDFKSKNVLLKSDLTAVLADFGLAVRFEPGKPPGDTHGQVGTRRYMAPEVLEGAINFQRDAFLRIDMYAMGLVLWELVSRCKAADGPVDEYMLPFEEEIGQHPSLEELQEVVVHKKMRPAIKDHWLTHPGLAQLCVTIEECWDHDAEARLSAGCVEERVSLIRRSVNGTTSDCLVSLVTSVTNVDLPPKESSI; encoded by the exons ATGTCAG GTTCCGGGCGCGGGGAGGCCGAGACGCGGGAGTGCATCTACTACAACGCCAACTGGGAGCTGGAGCGCACCAACCAGAGCGGCCTGGAGCGCTGCGAGGGCGAGCAGGACAAGCGGCTGCACTGCTACGCCTCCTGGCGCAACAGCTCGGGCACCATCGAGCTTGTCAAGAAGGGCTGCTGGCTGGACGACTTCAACTGCTACGACAG GCAGGAGTGCGTGGCCACCGAGGAGAACCCCCAGGTGTACTTCTGCTGCTGCGAAGGCAACTTCTGCAACGAGCGCTTCACCCACCTGCCCGAGGCGGGCGGCCCAGAAG TCACGTACGAGCCACCGCCGCCAGCCCCCACCCTGCTCACTGTGCTGGCCTACTCGCTGCTGCCCATCGGGGGCCTCTCCCTCATTGTCCTGCTGGCCTTCTGGATGTACCGACATCGCAAGCCCCCCTATGGCCATGTGGACATCCATGAG GACCCTGGACCTCCACCCCCGTCGCCTCTGGTGGGCCTGAAGCCGCTGCAACTGCTGGAGATCAAGGCTCGGGGGCGCTTTGGTTGTGTCTGGAAGGCGCAGCTCATGAACGACTTCGTGGCTGTCAAGATCTTCCCACTCCAG GACAAGCAGTCGTGGCAGAGTGAACGGGAGATCTTCAGCACGCCTGGCATGAAGCATGAGAACCTGCTGCAGTTCATTGCCGCGGAGAAGCGCGGCTCCAACCTGGAGGTGGAGCTGTGGCTCATCACGGCCTTCCACGACAAG GGCTCCCTCACGGATTACCTCAAGGGGAACATAGTCACGTGGAGCGAGCTGTGTCACGTGGCGGAGACCATGTCCAGAGGCCTCTCCTACCTGCACGAGGACGTGCCCTGGTGCCGGGGCGAGGGCCACAAGCCGTCTATCGCCCACAG GGACTTTAAGAGCAAGAATGTATTGCTGAAGAGTGATCTCACTGCTGTGCTGGCTGACTTTGGCCTGGCTGTTCGGTTTGAGCCAGGGAAACCTCCGGGGGACACTCACGGGCAG GTGGGCACGCGGCGGTACATGGCCCCCGAGGTGCTCGAGGGAGCCATCAACTTCCAGAGAGACGCCTTTCTGCGCATCGACATGTACGCCATGGGGCTGGTGCTGTGGGAGCTCGTGTCCCGCTGCAAAGCTGCCGACG GACCTGTGGATGAGTACATGCTGCCTTTTGAGGAGGAGATCGGCCAGCACCCGTCACTGGAGGAGCTGCAGGAGGTGGTGGTGCACAAGAAGATGCGGCCCGCCATCAAGGATCACTGGCTGACACACCCG GGCCTGGCCCAGCTCTGCGTGACCATCGAGGAGTGCTGGGACCACGACGCGGAGGCTCGCCTGTCCGCGGGCTGCGTGGAGGAGCGCGTGTCCCTGATCCGGAGGTCGGTCAACGGCACTACCTCGGACTGTCTTGTCTCCCTGGTGACCTCTGTCACCAACGTGGACCTGCCCCCGAAGGAGTCGAGCATCTAA
- the ACVR2B gene encoding activin receptor type-2B isoform X1 produces MPSPASPASGPAAEHPGEPPPPWAWGSEAVDTGAGAPPLPKGSGRGEAETRECIYYNANWELERTNQSGLERCEGEQDKRLHCYASWRNSSGTIELVKKGCWLDDFNCYDRQECVATEENPQVYFCCCEGNFCNERFTHLPEAGGPEVTYEPPPPAPTLLTVLAYSLLPIGGLSLIVLLAFWMYRHRKPPYGHVDIHEDPGPPPPSPLVGLKPLQLLEIKARGRFGCVWKAQLMNDFVAVKIFPLQDKQSWQSEREIFSTPGMKHENLLQFIAAEKRGSNLEVELWLITAFHDKGSLTDYLKGNIVTWSELCHVAETMSRGLSYLHEDVPWCRGEGHKPSIAHRDFKSKNVLLKSDLTAVLADFGLAVRFEPGKPPGDTHGQVGTRRYMAPEVLEGAINFQRDAFLRIDMYAMGLVLWELVSRCKAADGPVDEYMLPFEEEIGQHPSLEELQEVVVHKKMRPAIKDHWLTHPGLAQLCVTIEECWDHDAEARLSAGCVEERVSLIRRSVNGTTSDCLVSLVTSVTNVDLPPKESSI; encoded by the exons ATGCCCTCCCCCGCGAGCCCTGCGAGCGGGCCGGCCGCCGAGCACCCTGGGGAGCCGCCGCCGCCCTGGGCCTGGGGCTCCGAGGCCGTGGACACCGGGGCGGGGGCGCCGCCTCTCCCCAAAG GTTCCGGGCGCGGGGAGGCCGAGACGCGGGAGTGCATCTACTACAACGCCAACTGGGAGCTGGAGCGCACCAACCAGAGCGGCCTGGAGCGCTGCGAGGGCGAGCAGGACAAGCGGCTGCACTGCTACGCCTCCTGGCGCAACAGCTCGGGCACCATCGAGCTTGTCAAGAAGGGCTGCTGGCTGGACGACTTCAACTGCTACGACAG GCAGGAGTGCGTGGCCACCGAGGAGAACCCCCAGGTGTACTTCTGCTGCTGCGAAGGCAACTTCTGCAACGAGCGCTTCACCCACCTGCCCGAGGCGGGCGGCCCAGAAG TCACGTACGAGCCACCGCCGCCAGCCCCCACCCTGCTCACTGTGCTGGCCTACTCGCTGCTGCCCATCGGGGGCCTCTCCCTCATTGTCCTGCTGGCCTTCTGGATGTACCGACATCGCAAGCCCCCCTATGGCCATGTGGACATCCATGAG GACCCTGGACCTCCACCCCCGTCGCCTCTGGTGGGCCTGAAGCCGCTGCAACTGCTGGAGATCAAGGCTCGGGGGCGCTTTGGTTGTGTCTGGAAGGCGCAGCTCATGAACGACTTCGTGGCTGTCAAGATCTTCCCACTCCAG GACAAGCAGTCGTGGCAGAGTGAACGGGAGATCTTCAGCACGCCTGGCATGAAGCATGAGAACCTGCTGCAGTTCATTGCCGCGGAGAAGCGCGGCTCCAACCTGGAGGTGGAGCTGTGGCTCATCACGGCCTTCCACGACAAG GGCTCCCTCACGGATTACCTCAAGGGGAACATAGTCACGTGGAGCGAGCTGTGTCACGTGGCGGAGACCATGTCCAGAGGCCTCTCCTACCTGCACGAGGACGTGCCCTGGTGCCGGGGCGAGGGCCACAAGCCGTCTATCGCCCACAG GGACTTTAAGAGCAAGAATGTATTGCTGAAGAGTGATCTCACTGCTGTGCTGGCTGACTTTGGCCTGGCTGTTCGGTTTGAGCCAGGGAAACCTCCGGGGGACACTCACGGGCAG GTGGGCACGCGGCGGTACATGGCCCCCGAGGTGCTCGAGGGAGCCATCAACTTCCAGAGAGACGCCTTTCTGCGCATCGACATGTACGCCATGGGGCTGGTGCTGTGGGAGCTCGTGTCCCGCTGCAAAGCTGCCGACG GACCTGTGGATGAGTACATGCTGCCTTTTGAGGAGGAGATCGGCCAGCACCCGTCACTGGAGGAGCTGCAGGAGGTGGTGGTGCACAAGAAGATGCGGCCCGCCATCAAGGATCACTGGCTGACACACCCG GGCCTGGCCCAGCTCTGCGTGACCATCGAGGAGTGCTGGGACCACGACGCGGAGGCTCGCCTGTCCGCGGGCTGCGTGGAGGAGCGCGTGTCCCTGATCCGGAGGTCGGTCAACGGCACTACCTCGGACTGTCTTGTCTCCCTGGTGACCTCTGTCACCAACGTGGACCTGCCCCCGAAGGAGTCGAGCATCTAA
- the ACVR2B gene encoding activin receptor type-2B isoform X4, with protein sequence MTAPWAALALLWGSLCAGSGRGEAETRECIYYNANWELERTNQSGLERCEGEQDKRLHCYASWRNSSGTIELVKKGCWLDDFNCYDRQECVATEENPQVYFCCCEGNFCNERFTHLPEAGGPEVTYEPPPPAPTLLTVLAYSLLPIGGLSLIVLLAFWMYRHRKPPYGHVDIHEDPGPPPPSPLVGLKPLQLLEIKARGRFGCVWKAQLMNDFVAVKIFPLQDKQSWQSEREIFSTPGMKHENLLQFIAAEKRGSNLEVELWLITAFHDKGSLTDYLKGNIVTWSELCHVAETMSRGLSYLHEDVPWCRGEGHKPSIAHRDFKSKNVLLKSDLTAVLADFGLAVRFEPGKPPGDTHGQVGTRRYMAPEVLEGAINFQRDAFLRIDMYAMGLVLWELVSRCKAADGPVDEYMLPFEEEIGQHPSLEELQEVVVHKKMRPAIKDHWLTHPGLAQLCVTIEECWDHDAEARLSAGCVEERVSLIRRSVNGTTSDCLVSLVTSVTNVDLPPKESSI encoded by the exons GTTCCGGGCGCGGGGAGGCCGAGACGCGGGAGTGCATCTACTACAACGCCAACTGGGAGCTGGAGCGCACCAACCAGAGCGGCCTGGAGCGCTGCGAGGGCGAGCAGGACAAGCGGCTGCACTGCTACGCCTCCTGGCGCAACAGCTCGGGCACCATCGAGCTTGTCAAGAAGGGCTGCTGGCTGGACGACTTCAACTGCTACGACAG GCAGGAGTGCGTGGCCACCGAGGAGAACCCCCAGGTGTACTTCTGCTGCTGCGAAGGCAACTTCTGCAACGAGCGCTTCACCCACCTGCCCGAGGCGGGCGGCCCAGAAG TCACGTACGAGCCACCGCCGCCAGCCCCCACCCTGCTCACTGTGCTGGCCTACTCGCTGCTGCCCATCGGGGGCCTCTCCCTCATTGTCCTGCTGGCCTTCTGGATGTACCGACATCGCAAGCCCCCCTATGGCCATGTGGACATCCATGAG GACCCTGGACCTCCACCCCCGTCGCCTCTGGTGGGCCTGAAGCCGCTGCAACTGCTGGAGATCAAGGCTCGGGGGCGCTTTGGTTGTGTCTGGAAGGCGCAGCTCATGAACGACTTCGTGGCTGTCAAGATCTTCCCACTCCAG GACAAGCAGTCGTGGCAGAGTGAACGGGAGATCTTCAGCACGCCTGGCATGAAGCATGAGAACCTGCTGCAGTTCATTGCCGCGGAGAAGCGCGGCTCCAACCTGGAGGTGGAGCTGTGGCTCATCACGGCCTTCCACGACAAG GGCTCCCTCACGGATTACCTCAAGGGGAACATAGTCACGTGGAGCGAGCTGTGTCACGTGGCGGAGACCATGTCCAGAGGCCTCTCCTACCTGCACGAGGACGTGCCCTGGTGCCGGGGCGAGGGCCACAAGCCGTCTATCGCCCACAG GGACTTTAAGAGCAAGAATGTATTGCTGAAGAGTGATCTCACTGCTGTGCTGGCTGACTTTGGCCTGGCTGTTCGGTTTGAGCCAGGGAAACCTCCGGGGGACACTCACGGGCAG GTGGGCACGCGGCGGTACATGGCCCCCGAGGTGCTCGAGGGAGCCATCAACTTCCAGAGAGACGCCTTTCTGCGCATCGACATGTACGCCATGGGGCTGGTGCTGTGGGAGCTCGTGTCCCGCTGCAAAGCTGCCGACG GACCTGTGGATGAGTACATGCTGCCTTTTGAGGAGGAGATCGGCCAGCACCCGTCACTGGAGGAGCTGCAGGAGGTGGTGGTGCACAAGAAGATGCGGCCCGCCATCAAGGATCACTGGCTGACACACCCG GGCCTGGCCCAGCTCTGCGTGACCATCGAGGAGTGCTGGGACCACGACGCGGAGGCTCGCCTGTCCGCGGGCTGCGTGGAGGAGCGCGTGTCCCTGATCCGGAGGTCGGTCAACGGCACTACCTCGGACTGTCTTGTCTCCCTGGTGACCTCTGTCACCAACGTGGACCTGCCCCCGAAGGAGTCGAGCATCTAA
- the ACVR2B gene encoding activin receptor type-2B isoform X2, with amino-acid sequence MILPVRRPAGLAFAEATPGSGFRLYGRVEPRDSSGRGEAETRECIYYNANWELERTNQSGLERCEGEQDKRLHCYASWRNSSGTIELVKKGCWLDDFNCYDRQECVATEENPQVYFCCCEGNFCNERFTHLPEAGGPEVTYEPPPPAPTLLTVLAYSLLPIGGLSLIVLLAFWMYRHRKPPYGHVDIHEDPGPPPPSPLVGLKPLQLLEIKARGRFGCVWKAQLMNDFVAVKIFPLQDKQSWQSEREIFSTPGMKHENLLQFIAAEKRGSNLEVELWLITAFHDKGSLTDYLKGNIVTWSELCHVAETMSRGLSYLHEDVPWCRGEGHKPSIAHRDFKSKNVLLKSDLTAVLADFGLAVRFEPGKPPGDTHGQVGTRRYMAPEVLEGAINFQRDAFLRIDMYAMGLVLWELVSRCKAADGPVDEYMLPFEEEIGQHPSLEELQEVVVHKKMRPAIKDHWLTHPGLAQLCVTIEECWDHDAEARLSAGCVEERVSLIRRSVNGTTSDCLVSLVTSVTNVDLPPKESSI; translated from the exons GTTCCGGGCGCGGGGAGGCCGAGACGCGGGAGTGCATCTACTACAACGCCAACTGGGAGCTGGAGCGCACCAACCAGAGCGGCCTGGAGCGCTGCGAGGGCGAGCAGGACAAGCGGCTGCACTGCTACGCCTCCTGGCGCAACAGCTCGGGCACCATCGAGCTTGTCAAGAAGGGCTGCTGGCTGGACGACTTCAACTGCTACGACAG GCAGGAGTGCGTGGCCACCGAGGAGAACCCCCAGGTGTACTTCTGCTGCTGCGAAGGCAACTTCTGCAACGAGCGCTTCACCCACCTGCCCGAGGCGGGCGGCCCAGAAG TCACGTACGAGCCACCGCCGCCAGCCCCCACCCTGCTCACTGTGCTGGCCTACTCGCTGCTGCCCATCGGGGGCCTCTCCCTCATTGTCCTGCTGGCCTTCTGGATGTACCGACATCGCAAGCCCCCCTATGGCCATGTGGACATCCATGAG GACCCTGGACCTCCACCCCCGTCGCCTCTGGTGGGCCTGAAGCCGCTGCAACTGCTGGAGATCAAGGCTCGGGGGCGCTTTGGTTGTGTCTGGAAGGCGCAGCTCATGAACGACTTCGTGGCTGTCAAGATCTTCCCACTCCAG GACAAGCAGTCGTGGCAGAGTGAACGGGAGATCTTCAGCACGCCTGGCATGAAGCATGAGAACCTGCTGCAGTTCATTGCCGCGGAGAAGCGCGGCTCCAACCTGGAGGTGGAGCTGTGGCTCATCACGGCCTTCCACGACAAG GGCTCCCTCACGGATTACCTCAAGGGGAACATAGTCACGTGGAGCGAGCTGTGTCACGTGGCGGAGACCATGTCCAGAGGCCTCTCCTACCTGCACGAGGACGTGCCCTGGTGCCGGGGCGAGGGCCACAAGCCGTCTATCGCCCACAG GGACTTTAAGAGCAAGAATGTATTGCTGAAGAGTGATCTCACTGCTGTGCTGGCTGACTTTGGCCTGGCTGTTCGGTTTGAGCCAGGGAAACCTCCGGGGGACACTCACGGGCAG GTGGGCACGCGGCGGTACATGGCCCCCGAGGTGCTCGAGGGAGCCATCAACTTCCAGAGAGACGCCTTTCTGCGCATCGACATGTACGCCATGGGGCTGGTGCTGTGGGAGCTCGTGTCCCGCTGCAAAGCTGCCGACG GACCTGTGGATGAGTACATGCTGCCTTTTGAGGAGGAGATCGGCCAGCACCCGTCACTGGAGGAGCTGCAGGAGGTGGTGGTGCACAAGAAGATGCGGCCCGCCATCAAGGATCACTGGCTGACACACCCG GGCCTGGCCCAGCTCTGCGTGACCATCGAGGAGTGCTGGGACCACGACGCGGAGGCTCGCCTGTCCGCGGGCTGCGTGGAGGAGCGCGTGTCCCTGATCCGGAGGTCGGTCAACGGCACTACCTCGGACTGTCTTGTCTCCCTGGTGACCTCTGTCACCAACGTGGACCTGCCCCCGAAGGAGTCGAGCATCTAA